CCCAGGACACCATGGGTTAAAAAACTCATTATCTTTATTGAGAGAAAGGAGCGAGTGACCAAGAAAGTGTAGAGGATGTTTATGTTGTAACACTTTGATTTTCACTACTCTCAAGACACTTGTCTCTGACATCTTTTTGCTGCCTTCAGAATaagatttctgtttgtttgtcttgtATTGTAAGCCTCtcattttgattaatatgtTTGTCCTGACAGTTATTTCAAGATGAACCAAAATGATGTGTCTGTTACACTACACACATGCCGACTTGTGCACTGATTTAttaactgttttaattttatactgATACAATCAAAGTTTCTGGTGTTGGAATGTATGGAtgatgttttttaataaatcttttctttttttaaaaatccattcTGCTTAGTGTCCTTTGAGGAGACTAGTAACATTTTCTCAAGAAATCATTTTCCCCAGCAGGTTTTCTTGCGTATTACAtttcacaatgtatgattttagTCCAGATGGAGGTTAAATGAGAGCCTGAAGCGATCACTTAATCACAAGCCTCATTCATTATTCAAAACATATGTATCGTGGGAGATACTGACCATCCACTTACTAAAGAAATTCACATGCTGTCTTGGGATTTGATTTATTGCTCATGAGAAAGTAGTGCTTATCATTTTGATCACAGAAGCAGCATGCAGCAGTTTGACTGCATTTGTAAAGATATCATTCAACAGATATGAGTATTTCCACGCTTCATGCCTCACCAAACCGCCACCACATCACAAAACACGAGTGtctaaaataagatatattcatatatactaGAACATACTATAGACACATATTGTTGGCAGGAGCTCCTCTCCTCGTCTGACCAGGTGAGACTCATTTAGTTTCGGTGGTTTGTGTGAATGAGGGTTTCTTTTGTCACATGCATACACTGGGATTCCTCAATAAAGACACTTATCATAAATGTCTCTGAACTCAAATGCCTCGTATGGAATTTTTATGAGGGTCTGCTGCACTATAACGCATTGATATCATAAtctcattattatgattattacattGTAGGCTATACTCCTGTATTGTAAGTTCCTTTGGATCATAAAAGCTTCTGGTAGCCTAAATAATGTGGAAGCCATTACAGAAAATATAGCTATAATAAAGATATATAACAAAGTACAAGTATAGCAAAATAAcatggaaaatactgtaaaaagtaatGTACGGTATATAAAATGCGTAAGCATATAAAAACATCAacacaaaaaagtatttgttgCTAGACAGGTAGAATTGGATATGCATGATTTATTGACGAGAAAACATTAACTGATTTTAGATTCTAAATTTGTTCCAACGTGTGAAATTTGGTAAATACCAGTAAAAGATCAATAAGATATGCATGTTCATTTGCTGTGATGCAATGATAATTTTAAAGAGAATAATAAtagcaaaaacattttacattttaacaataacgCAAACTCCACAAGCAGATGTtcagaaacaaataaatcaaatagcacaaaaataaaataagaatgtaTATGggttatattatataaaaccatattgaatttactgacaatttattgttttaagtcatttaaaaaatgcagctgttttcattttttttaattcataaaaatgtttatgaatgAAAAATGATCTAAGTATGTAAGCTTAATTTGTCTTCTTCTATTATTGACCCAAATGGTACACAATCCCAAAAGAAAATTCAGTAAAACAGTTGATCTTTCTGTGCAATagttactttattattattattaaatgcttaacaaacaattttaaaGATGAATCAAGACATAAAACATGGCGAACAGGGGTTATAAAACTTACATTAAGACACAGCACAAACaataggaggaaaaaaaaaaaagtattactttCAATCAGCTTTATTCTGTGCAATGTTTACAGTAGCGGCGACAGTGTGGTAGTGACGTCATCACAGTGCGACCGAGCAGCGCGAGACGACGCTCCTTAATATACAAACCGGTGTTTGTGTGGTTTACAGGGTTTATGGTATTTAGATGTTTATGTATCTAATGTATTTCAGTTACTCTTTGCTTCATCTTTCAGTTTGGCGGAGATTATCTTTAGCAGCGTAACGTCGAACTTACTTTCACTTTGTTTACTCGTCCTCATTTTATCGTGACAGAGCCTACATTTATATTCGAAGCATTTTGATGTGATTGTCGGTGCTCTGTGGGGATTATACATCCACCCCACTTTAGAAATTAAACCAAATGGAAGAAGAGAGCTGTAGCCGTGCAGAAGAAGTCGTAAACGACGATTTATTGGAGATCCTGCGCATCGACGCGGAGCTCGAGCCCGTGTGTGACAGACAGGAGAGCACGCGCTCTGTAAGCGGACACTGAGTCATAATAGAGATAAATTCATTTCCCGGTGCGTCACCTGTTTCACTGCTTCTGCAGAAGAATGTCCTGCGCAAGCAGCGGAACTGGGAGAGGAGACTGGAGGCCAAGAAAAGCAAGAGAAAAGAggagaaacaaagaaagaagCTCAACAAACTAAATAAAGGTGATCTGGGTTTTAATGCATCATGTTACCTGGCAATCTTACTGTGTTCATGTTCCACTCACACATGTTTAAACTGAATGtacaattttaaagtatttatggAATTtaaggttatttatttatttaattatataaatatatacctTTTTAAAGACGGTAAAGGCATACAAACAGCTTTataaatattgttctttttaaACGTCCTGTTAATCAGAGAAAGGCAgctatatattttaatgcataaacACTCATTTATACTGTAACAATTAGTCTTGAGTGCTTTTAGATATAGTTTGGAGtattaaagaaatgaatgcttttactcagcaaggatgcattaaattgatcaaaagtgtcagttaagacattttaatgttataaaagattcaaataaatgcttttcttttttgaactcactattcatcaaagaatcctggttcatgtatcacagtttccacaaaaaatatgaagcagcacaccTGTTTTCtacacttttataatgataagaaatgtttcttgagcatatcagaatgatttctgaaggatcatgtgacactgaagactggagtaatgatgctgaaaattcagctatgcataacaagaataaattacattcggacatatattcaaattgagaacagttattttaaattgtaataatatttcactgtttttactgtattttcgatCAAGTAAATacatccttggtgagcagaagagactttcagAAACTTCTAACtgaccccaaatgtttgaacagtagtgtatatgtgaccctggagcacaaacgcagtcttaagtagcacgggtatatttgtagcaatagccaacaaatACATTGAGAGGGTCAAAATTGtccatttttcttaaatgtcaaaaatcattaggatattaagtaaagatcatgttccatgaagatattttgtaaatttcctaccctaaacatatcaaaacatactttttgattagcaatatgcattgccggcttcatttggacaactttaagtgcgattttctcaatattttgattcctctgatttcagattttcaaatagttgtatctcagccaaatattgtccttcctaacaaaccatatcagatgatgtataaatctcaatttcaaaacaaattgacccgtatgactggttttgtggtccagggtcacatactgtATGATATTCCGGAACAGAGACTGCTTCCTAACCGATTAGATGTTTATCTTGCAGATGTGAATGAGCAGCAGCTCAGTAAACGCGTCATAAAAGCGATAACCAAAGAGAGACTGGAAGAGGCCAGAGGAGCAGGACCTGGCCTGTGTGTTGATCTTAGCATGACTGACTGTCTGTCTGCCAAAGTGAGATTTACTAAACAAACTCTGCAACCTGGCAGGTTGAGACCTGACCCTGCTTGCTTGATATGTAGatcatctatttatttatttattcatactttttttttctcacaggaAATCAGCCGTCTTGCATGTCAGATCAGGCGCCTCTATGGATGCAATAAGAAAGCCTTACAGCCTTTCCGCATATTTCTGACCGAATTAAAAGAGGACAGTCTTCTGCATAAGGAATGTGTTCGGATGAATGACGGCTTCCTGAATTATTTGGTTTGTCTACTCTTCATTTTAAAACCTTCAATAGTAAAAGCAGAATCGTAGAAATGATGTATCGTAAACAGGTTTTGTTATTGCGTCTCTGAATCCCACAGATTGATGTGACTGAGGAGAGCTGGTTTCATCTGTTTCCCTCTGAAGATGTGATATATTTAACCCCAGACGCAAGTGAAGGTTCATATCACACATATTCTATATTGCATTAAGCATTAGTtgaaagtcaacatgaaatcaaaattgaccctatttactttttttaagtgCACGGTCCTGGTTGTGTATGATTCATGTCTGTTCACACTGTTTCAAATGGTGATGTTTGTCTTTGTGGCATTTTtatcaaaattatatattaaccTAATGTAATATGAAACaactttaatattatttttgtattattatagtatttcttaatatttttaattgcttttatttttatattttcatttgcttttattttcatatttaacttaaattttgttttgttttattagttgtgtatatatatatatatatatatatatatatatatatattttatattattttatttcggttttagtcattttagtacgtcattaagggttttttttttttttttttcatttttaaagtgttaattTTCCATctgttattcatattttattttagctttaattCAGTtaccaaaaaacatttttaatagttttaattttagttaacaataacactgcCTTAAACAACATCTGTGTCATTTTTCCACATTTAATATTGTGTTCCAATCATAA
The sequence above is a segment of the Onychostoma macrolepis isolate SWU-2019 chromosome 07, ASM1243209v1, whole genome shotgun sequence genome. Coding sequences within it:
- the trmt10b gene encoding tRNA methyltransferase 10 homolog B isoform X1; this translates as MEEESCSRAEEVVNDDLLEILRIDAELEPVCDRQESTRSKNVLRKQRNWERRLEAKKSKRKEEKQRKKLNKLNKDVNEQQLSKRVIKAITKERLEEARGAGPGLCVDLSMTDCLSAKEISRLACQIRRLYGCNKKALQPFRIFLTELKEDSLLHKECVRMNDGFLNYLIDVTEESWFHLFPSEDVIYLTPDASEALEYVEEDKVYILGGLVDETIQKKISYTRAKELGVRTARLPIDEYMVKRPNPKNFHSKILAINQVFEILLTFRDTKDWTKALAAGIPPGKEQSWRNVALHHCLSNGCSSVNGCRQNESPDS
- the trmt10b gene encoding tRNA methyltransferase 10 homolog B isoform X2, producing MEEESCSRAEEVVNDDLLEILRIDAELEPVCDRQESTRSKNVLRKQRNWERRLEAKKSKRKEEKQRKKLNKLNKDVNEQQLSKRVIKAITKERLEEARGAGPGLCVDLSMTDCLSAKEISRLACQIRRLYGCNKKALQPFRIFLTELKEDSLLHKECVRMNDGFLNYLIDVTEESWFHLFPSEDVIYLTPDASEALEYVEEDKVYILGGLVDETIQKKISYTRAKELGVRTARLPIDEYMVKRPNPKNFHSKILAINQVFEILLTFRDTKDWTKALAAGIPPGKGYMVASAASTDISTPEECRHTQALVS